The segment TGTCAGCTACGCAGGACGGGCTATGGACGAAAATGATATAAAATTTATGGATAAATACCTAATCGGCATAGAAGCAGATAAACGAATAATCGCCATAAATAAAATCGACACAGTGGATAAAAACGAAATTTCTACCTTGATAGAAAGACTAAAAGATGATAAAAATCTAAACACAAGAATTTTTAATGATAAAAGTGAATTTGTCCTAGCTAGTGCATTTAGCCATATTTTAAAAGAAAAACAAAAGCAAGGAAAGGCTTTAAGCGATGATGAAAAGTGGTATCTAGGCAGAGCTATCGAGGCTGATGGCATAGACGAACTAAGGGATAAAATCGGCAAAAAACTTATCGAAAATAAGGGAGATAGTATTTTAAAATCTCACGAGGATTTTATAAAAAACAACCTTGAAGAGAGAATTTTATTTGCCAAAACCCAAATAGATAAAAAAACTGAGCAAATTTCGGCTAATAGCAAAACTGTGGAAGAGATAAATAAACAAAGAAAAGGGCTAGAAAAAGCAAGAAACGATATTTTAAAGATTACAGAAAATAGCAAAAACGAGATTAACGAAAAATTTGCAACTGATATGAGAGAGCTAAAAAGCGAGATTAGAAAGCTAAGAGAAAGGACGCAAAATGATTTGCAAAACAAAATCGAAAGCTATAAAAATACCGATGATTTGCTAAATAATGCCGTTTGGGATTTAAAAAATATCATAGAGAGCAATAGCGAAATCGTGCAAGATAAAGTCGTAAAATGTATGGAAAAAATCAAACAAGAATTAGAAACGCAGGTTATAAATATCACTGAAAAAATGGATTCTTATCAGGCTTTTAACAAATCCGTGATAGAAAATGCCATTAAATTTGAAACCTATGGAATTTACGGCATTATAGATAAAATTTTAGAATTTGATTATAACAAAGACGACTTTAAGAAGATAAGAAAAGATGCTACTATATTTTGGGATCGCTGGTGGTTTTCTAAAAGAGATTCACAAAAAACAAAAAGTGCGATAAAAGGCGAAATAAAGGACTTTATATACGAATCATACGCAAATCTATATGGCGAAGATAACAAGATTTCTCTTGCGATAGGAACGGTTCGAAATGAATTTATCTCAGCTGTGGAAAGTGCCCTTAAAACTGTAATCGACTACAATCAAGATATTATAAACGATATAGAAAACAAGGGTAAAAAATCTCAAAGCGAAATAGATGAGATTAAAAAAGAAATCGAGGGTTTAGAAGGTGAAATCAAAAGAATTTCAGAGTTCAAAAATCAAATTTTAAAGGAGATAAGATGAGTGAAATAAGTGTTGAAAAAATTCTCGTTGCAGCAGTTGTAGTGGGAGTGGTTTTTTATTTTGCTAAAATGAAAGACAAGTCAGCAAATGCAAAACCAAAAATTTCAAACGAAAAGCCAGTAGTAGCTTCGAATTTATGGGAGCTAAAAGAGAAATTCAAAACCGAATATTTCTGCGATAAACTTAGTATATTTGCTAGAAATAACAATATCGATGATGAAAGAATAAAGGCTTTTTTCCCAAAATTTGCCAAAACTAGCAAGAGTCCGTTTATCGACTGGACGAAATTTACAGGCAGAGCCGATGAGTTAAAAGATGAAATGAGAAGTTGGAATAAATTTGAAAATTTCGATACTTATGATAGATATATCGAATTTCTAAAAGAAAAATTCGATAACGAAATAGCCGAAATTTGCGAGAAAATCAAACCAATAAGATAGAGAGTTAAACAAAGGATTAAAATGATAACCCTAGCGATAATAAAAGGCTCGACACTTTTTGTGTATAACGGCTCGAAGTTGCTTTTCAGTAGAAATGCGGTTGGCGTTACGCTTCTTGGCTTTACAGCCAGTAGCGTAACACTAGCTAGCAAAACCAGCATTTACACTTACGATGAAAAAGGCAGACAGATAAGCATGCGACCAAGATAATCGTATGATTTTGTGATAGGCAAATATGTCCCAAGTAGAAAATTTAACAATAACCCAAATAGATATTTGATAGAAACCACCCAAAAGGATCACAAATGAAACTAGCCAAATTTTACGGATTAAGAGATAAAAAGGAGCAAAAAAAATGAATTCATTAAATTTGCCTTACAAATATGTGGGGATTTATCTTTTGGTAGATGAGATAGAAAAAAGCAAAATTTACGCCATAAATAAAAATCTTTTAAAAAAAGTAGATATTTGCGGATTAGAATATATTGATGATGCGATTTTGAATTATTTTGTCCTTTTAAATTCGCAAAGAATAAATTTCATCAGCAAATATATGAATTTGTATTATTATACTAATTTTAGTCCAAGAGCAGTGCCGCTTTTTAGAGGACTTCTGCTAAAACCAATAACAGCTGAAAAATTCAAAGAAAAATTAGATAATTATCTTTTGAAACTATACTCTTTAAGCGATATAACCGACGAATTTTTAAAAGCCTTAAATTCGCTAGATTTTACTAAGATAAAAAGCGAAATTAAAGAGATATATTTGCAAAATGGTCGCCACCTAATTGAGTGGGAAGTATTTAAAGATATTTTTCAAAGGCAAATTCCAGATGAAAACTACAAATGGCTTTTGGATTTTGTATTAAATGATACTTGGTATCTATCTGAAAATGAAGCTGTTTTTGACGAAAAAATAGTGCCGATAATAAATAATAAAGCAAAAGAATTGCAAATCGAAAATGAAAAATTTAAAGCCCTTTGTGAAAATTTACAAAACCCAAACACCCCCTCAAAAGATACTTCATCAAACGATATTTTTACAAAAGAATTTTTATATAGTATAAAATTTAGCATTATTTGTCACGAAATTTTCTGCGATTTGATTTTGCAGTATTATCCTTTTTTTAAAAATTTATTAGTCGATCAAAAGTATATATCAATCAATCACGAGAAAGATAAATTTATTATTTTGGAGTTTTTTAAAAAGGCTTTACAAAATTCGATAAATTTAAGCCTGTATCTACAAAGTGATAGGAACAATGATGATGAGATTAAACAAATTGCCTTTTGTGGATTTGAAATGCCTGAATTCAAAGAAAAATCAGACATTGGATCTATATTGTATGGGGGCTATATTAGTTATTATAGCCATAATTCGTTTGAACTAAATGAAATCATCAAAATGTGCAGAAAATTAAGACCAAAGGGTATTGAGATTTTACGCGATTTTATAAATAAAATCGAAAAATTTGAAGTCGAGCAGATGATAATTTAAAAACCAAAAACGGCTATGTCACTACGACAAAGATAAAACTAGCAAAAACTCTTATTTTGCTCGTGAAAAAAGATAGTAAATTTGGCTTATTTGATGAAAATTCAAGGAGTTTATCCCTGCGATTTGCGATGAGATAAAATTTGACAATGAATTGCGAAATGATGCATTTTAAATACAAGCGAACCACGCTCAAAATCAAAGCTCATATTGCATGAAACAAAGGCTCATAAAATTTTCTAAATTTTAAAATTTATCTAAATCAAACCGGTGCGCGGGGTGCGCACCGATAATAGAAGAATTGCTTTTAAAGGATTATTAATCCATTTGTTTGCGTAAAAATGTCGGCTCTTCTAACTCATCATAAGTTTCATCGCCGTTGAAATCGCCACTAGCTACTTTTTGTTTAGCAAAAAACGATTTTCTAGCGTAGCTTTCTATGATAGCTTGTCTGCTATCAGCGACGCTTTGTTTAGTTACTTGCTTTTTTTCAGCGGCGCTCTTTTCGAAACCAGTAGCTATCAAAGTTACCTCTACGCGATTGTTTTCGATACTATCATCTGTTGTCGTTCCAAAGATTATGTCCGCGTCCTCGCTGACAGCCTCTCTGATGATATTCATAGCGCACTCGATTTCGATAAGCGAGCAATCAGGTGAAATTTTGAAATGAACCAAAACGCCTTGTGCGCCGTTGATTGAAACATTATCAAGTAATGGTGATTGGATAGCTGCTTTTATCGCTTCCTCTGCTGCGTCCTCGCCGTCGCATACACCTGTGCCCATTAGCGCCATACCGCGGTGTTGCATTACCTTGCGAACATCAGCGTAATCCACATTCATATCGCTATCGCCTGATTCTAAAATCACAGAAATCATACCATTTACAGCTTGTGCTAGGACATTATCGACCTTTTTGTAAGCCTCTTTGATACCTGTTTTTTTATCAATGATTTTCAATAAATTTTGATTTGGGATTACGATTACAGAATCGCACTCTTTTTTAAGCTCTTCCAAGCCCTCTTGCGCTAGGCGCATGCGTTTTTTACCCTCGAAATCAAACGGAGTTGTAACGATACCGATTGTTAGGGCCTTTTTTTCCTTAGCAGCTTTTGCTACGATTGGAGCCGCACCAGTGCCTGTGCCACCACCAAAACCAGAGCCCACAAAGACCATATCAGCGTAATCTAGGCGATCTTTTAGATCCTCATAGCTCTCCTCAGCAGCGCCACGACCCATAGTAGGATCCATACCGCAACCAAGCCCTCTGGTTAAATTTGGTCCAAGTTGAATTCTAGTTTTTGCAATTGATTTTTCTAGTGCTTGAACATCTGTGTTAGCTACCATAAGCTCGACATCAGCCTTAGTAAAACCCTCTCTAATCATATGATTAATCATATTGCAACCGCCGCCGCCGACGCCGATTACTTTCATTTTGGCGCCATAAACACCTTTGTTTTCTTCCACAATAAATCCTTTCATTGCAATCTCCTCTATTAAATTTAAAAGCTATTTTTTAACATTGTCATAAATTTTTCAAACATATTTGGCTTCTTTTTTTCTGGAAGCCCAATGCCCAGCCCACCGTTATTTGCCGTAGTGTTAGTGTTAGTAACACTGCTTTTTACCTCTTCTGTTTCTATCGCTTGCGTTACTTCTTTTTCATAGTATGTCGAACTCTCTCTGCTTGTAGAGATTTTTATAGTTTCATCTTTGTAACGAAGCTCGCCGTTAGAATCAATCTCATACGGCGTAAAATCGCCAAATCCATACATACAAAGTCCAACCGCACAAGCATTAGCGCTATCATAAGAGATCTCAGAAAGCCCACTAACGCTCTTTGGTCTAGCTACTCTAACAGATATGTTATCAAAAACCATAGTGCCTAGGTCTCTGACATCATCTAGCTTAGCCATACCACCAGTGATGACTACGCCAGCACCAAGCCTGTCTTTGTAGCCACTTTTATCTATTTTATCGGCTAAAAGATCGAATATTTCCTTAACTCTTGCCAATATTACTTGCGAAATAATTTCAAGGGAAATCAACTTACTCTCATCTTCCCTTTCACCCATGATAGGCAAATTTACCTCGCTGTCGCCCTCGTTTATCAAATCATTATATGTGATTTTTATATTTTCTGCATAAGGTAGCGGTGTGTGAAGCGCGCGAGAAAGGTCGTTAGTGATGTTATTCGAACCCAACATAACAACATCGTTATAACGCAATGAATTGCCTAGGTGAATAACCACATCGCAAGTCGCTCCACCCATATCTATAAGCACGACGCCTAACTCTTTTTCATCTTTTGTTAGCGTAGAAATTGATGAGGCATAGCCAGATAAGACTATATTGCTAACCTTTACCCCTGCCATTTCTACTGATTTTTTCAAATTTTGGATTGAGCTTTTTGGAGCGATTATGATATGAACCGATACTTCTAGCCTCGATCCACTCATGCCAAGAGGATCTTCTATATGCTCTTGCTCGTCGATTTTGAAATCATAAGGAAGCACATGCAAAATAGTATAGTCGTTCGGGACATTGGCTTGCGCTTGGGCTACCTTCATAGCGCGATCTATCTCGTGGATACCGATCTCGCGCTCCATAGTGATTACGCCACGCGATTTGACACTTTTGGCATACGAACCAGATATCGAAACCACCGCTCTATCGTAGTTGCGACCAGCACTTTTGATAGCGCCTTTTACAGCTTGTTTGATTGAGCTAGCAGCCTGCTCGATGTTAGTAATCACACCCTTTTTTATACCCAAGGTATCAGCTACACCTACTCCGCTAATGCTCAACTCGCCGTCATTTTTGGCTATTAAAGCACGAATTTTGTTAGACCCGATGTCTAAGCCTAAGATATACTCACTCACTATCTCTACCTTTATAATATCTTTCGAGTTTATAACGCTTTTCAAGAAGTTTTAACAAATCGCCTTGGAGATTTGAATTTATCATACCGTCGATTTTTTGCGCCACCATAGATTTGTTTTCGTTTATGCTAGTATCATCGCCTAAGCTTTGTTCTGTGATTTTATAGACCAAAGCCTTATCGTCAAAAAGCACAACGCCCTCTTTGGCAGGCTTAGAAAACATTTCGCTGATAAATTTATAAAATTCGTCATCTCTAAGCGAAGTTGTATTTTGTGAATTTAGCGTAAATTTGCCAAATTCAGTTCCTTTGAAATCTTTGAGTGCGTTTTGCGCATTTTCGTTTAAAACCTCGCTAGCCCTAACCACGCGGTAATCAGCCGCCGCTAACTCTTTTGCCTCTTCGAAACTAAGAGGTTTTGGCTCGTCTATGCTAGCGATTTTTACGATTAAATTTCCGTCATTGTAAGCAAAAGGTTTTAAAATCTCGCCGACCTTAGCCTCTCCAAGCTCACCCACAGGAAATGTGCTAGGCGTGGCGATAATGGTTTCATTGGTATCGGCTTCGCCTTTTTTGATTTCTAAATATTTTTTTAGCGCTGTTTTTTTGGCTTGATCGAGGCTAAAATCCTTAATCACACTATCTTTTGCTGCGGCGAAATCTAACACCTTATCATCGCTTCCACGATATGCCGAGCGATTTTCGTTATAAAATTTTTCCAGCTCGGCGTCGCTAACCTCTGCTGTTTTAGTCGGCATGAAGTATGTATTTAGGGTGTATTTTTTCTCACTCATATAGTGATCTTTTTCGCCCTCCCAAAATTTCTTTAACTCATCGTCGCTAAAACTGACATTATCATCGGCGTAAATCATCTGCGCTTGCACGCTATCTTGCACCAAACCAGAGGCTGTGATAGCCTCGACGATATCCATATTTGGCACGACTTTTATCGCGTCGCTAAGCTTTTCTAGCGTGATTGCTTTTTGTAAATTTCGCTCAAATTCTTTTTTGGTAAGACCTGAATTTTTGACGCTGTTATCGTATAAAGTCTGATTAAAAACGCCATTTTCTTGGAAGGCTGGCGCATTTACCACAAACTCGGCCACATCTTTTTCCGTAGCCCTTAGCCCCAAATCGTTAGCAAAATTTAAAAAATATGCCTCTTTAATAAGCTCGTTTGCAGCGATTTCGTCTAGGCGCATTTGATCGGCTTGCTCCCTAGTAAATCTGCCATCACTCATGCTATAAAGACGATTGTAAAGCTCAGAATATTTCGTATTTAGTTCTTGGTTAGTAACAGAAATTTGTCCTACTTTGGCGATAGAACCAGCTCTGTTTGCGTTCATATCATACGCGCCCCAGCCCACAAAACCAGCACCAACGAAAGCTATCGTGCTAATCCAGATAGTAGGTATGAGCGACTTTTTATGCTTTTGCATCCAATTGATCATAAATTATTTCCCTTTAATCAACTAACAAAATGTGTTAGTATTATACAGATAAAAACCTTATGTAACACTGAAAAATAGGCATTTTTGTCATTTTATAACGCGTTAGTAACATTTTTTTACAAAAAAGTTAATTATGGTTTAGTAAAAGCATTTTGCAACTATTTTCCAAAACAGCGATTTTTTTCGCAAGACTCTGTGCGCTTCTGGCATACGCAAACACGCCATATCCCCTAACCACGATGATATCACTATTTTCGCTCATCATATAATTGTAAATTTCGTGCGGTGCCCTATCGTGCCAATCATCGTAATTTTTCGGATCGTAAATTTCAAGCCGTTTGATGATAGTCGCACCATAATAATCACGCGGTATGATAAAGTCGTGTTCTAAGGTATATGCAAGCAAATACGGCGGCATAGCGTAAGCAACGAATTTGGCTTCTTTAATATTTTTATATATATTTAAATGTATATCACTATCTATACTCGCCTCTTCCCAGCGATAGTCCTTTTTGGCAAACAACGCCACGAAATCGTCCAAACCTAGGCTGTCAAAAATGGCATTTTTTTTATTGATAATGAATTGATTATCCTTAACTTTGGCTGAAATCGAGCCGTGAAAAATGCCAAAAAGCTCCTTTCTAAACATCGAAAGCGAAATTCTACGCAAAATTTCGTAATAATACTCGTCCATTTTTTACCTTTTACCTAAAAAATGCGCTATTATACTAAACTAGAAATTTTAAAAGGATTAAGTTTGCAAATTCCTCATATTCCAGTTTTGTTTAACGAAACACTTAGCGCATTTTCGGACACCCAGAGTGGCTACATACTTGATTGCACCCTAGGATACGCAGGGCATAGCCAAGGTATCTTGCAAAGCCTACCAAATGTCCATTTAATCGCATGTGATAGGGATAGCGAGGCGATAAATTTTTCAAGTAAAAGGCTAGAAAATTTCAAAGATCGCGTGCAAATCCATAAGGCAAAATTTAGTGAAATTTTAAAAATTTTGCCAGATGAAAAAATAAAAAACATAAGGGGAATTTTAGCCGATATCGGCGTTTCATCGCTTCAAATCGACAAAAACGAGCGGGGTTTTGGGCTAGGAAGCGACGAGCTAGATATGCGTATGGACAGCTCCTGCTCAAAAGACGCGAAATTTATAGTAAATAATTATACAAAAGATGAACTTGCACGGATTTTACGCGAATACGGCGAGCTACCAAACGCATATCAAATCGCTGAAAAAATTATCCAAGCACGCAAACTCTCACCGATTACCAGCGCGAAAGATTTGGCGCAAATAATCGGCACTAAACCTGCCAAAAACAGAAGCGTAAGCCCTGCAATCCTCGCATTTCAGGCAATCAGAATCGAGGTAAATAACGAACTTGGCGAACTTGGCGAACTTTTAAATTTAATCGAACAAAAAGCAAGAAATAAAGTCTTAACTAATGCAAAAATTGCTATAATCTCCTTTCACTCGCTCGAAGATCGTATCGTAAAAACGCGTTTTAAAGAGTGGGAAAAAGCGTGTATTTGCCCAGAATTTGCACTAAAATGCGAGTGTGGAGCTAACCACAATCTAGGCAAAATCATAAGCAAAAAGCCAATCACCGCTAGCAGCGAAGAGCTAGCGCAAAATTCTCGCGCAAGCAGTGCGAAGCTGAGAATTTTTCAGATAAAATAGCCAAATTTAGGCTATTTTAGTAAAATTTTATTAAAAATTATAAGCAAAATTTTGTGTAAAATATTATGCTAAATTTTACTTATAATTTTTCGAATTTTGAAAATTTTAAAATTTAAGTGGAGAAAATTTTGAATAACGAATATGATTTTATCATAAATAATTCCGTCCCAAACAGAGCTAAATCCGCGCCCAAGACGAGCGAATATATCAGCGACGAACAAAACCAAATTTTGCAAAACTACCAAACCACAAATTTCAAAGAGGTAAATTTATCCTTAAACAAACTTTTGATGACCTATTTGATAATGATGTTCGTGTTTTTACTAACCGTGCCGGCGATTTTTATCCGAAACGAGATTTACTACATTTCGCGCGACATCGCAGAGCTTCGCACCAAACACGAGGTCCTACTCGAAGAAAACCGCGCGCTTAAAAACAATATCGAGTTTTTGCGCTTCAAAAAAGAGATCATCGACGCCGTCAATCTCGATGACAAACCAAACTAACGCCCATTTTGGCTAACTAACACACTAACTAACAAAAAATTTATGTGATTAATTTTAAATTTATTTCGCTACCGCAAGTTTGAAACACTGCCCCGAAATTTTGATTTGCCATTTTGAGAAGCTGTTTTACTAGGCGTGCAATCCAGAAAAATTCCATAGCACTTAATCTGTCATTGCGAAAATTTTGCGTTAGCAAAATTCGTGGCAATCTACGAGCTAAAATCACCGAACGATAAATTCGCAAATTTTATAAAATTCCATAAATTTCAAAATTTTAGCAAACAAACTAACCCTAAATTTTAAACTCATAGATTGCTTCGCTTCGCTCGCAATGACAAATTCAACTACATTTACTACTATTATTGTGGAAATTTTGCAAAAATAAATGAAAGGCGTGGCTATAAGCCGAGTTCTGTCTGTGCGGTCATTTATCTACACTGGTTTTTGCAAACCAGTTCTAGCGAATAGTATCTCATAAGACCTTACCTTCTATTCTTGCTGCGAGTTGGGTTTGCACTGCCGCCCATGTCTCCATGCGCGCGGTGGGCTCTTACCCCGCCCTTTCACCCTTACCATAGCGCGAACGCTATGGCGGTTTGCTTTCTGTTGCACTTTCCCTATGGTTTCCCACGGCGTCCGTTAGACGCAACTCTGTCTTATTGCAGCTCGGACTTTCCTCTTGTTTATCACAAGCGACCGCTCGCCACGCCGAAGCGCAATTATAGCTTTTTATGCTTAAATTTTATTTCTTAACCTAAAAATGCTATTATTGGTTTTTCACTACAAAGGATAGCAAATGAACGATTTATTAAAAAAACTCTCACCGCTACACCAAGCATACATACAACAGACAATAGACACATTTGGATCAGACCACTATACCACCGCCTATGCTTACTATGATATAGGCAAGAGTAATAAAAAATCTGGGGATTATAATATTGCCTTGGCATGCTTTGAGGCGGCACTTAATATACAAGAAAAGGTCTTTGATAATACTCACTCAGATAAGATCCACCCGGACATCGCCCGCTCTTATGTTAACATCGCAGAGTGCCATGCTAATCTAGGAAACAGTGAAAAAGCGCTTGAATACTATAATAATGCTATAAAATGCGGATTAGAAGTGCTTGAAACGCAGCGGAGAAACCCTGAAAAAAAAGATATTTCTTACATTGCAGATATCTATGTTTTTCTAGGAGTAGCTTATTCAGCAATCAAAGATTTTGATAATGCCATAGAATATAAACTAAAAGCTCTCAATGTGCGAGAGATGATTTTGGATAAAAACAGTAGGGATATTATAGAATCTTGTTTGTTATTAGCGATGGATTATTCACACATAAATGATAATGACAATACGATAAAATACTGCCAAAAAGTGCTTCAAATGCTAAAAGAGTCGTCAGATAAAGATGATGGACCTAGCCACGCAATTAGCGAAAATTTAGGGCTTAGCAATGATGAAATTATCGGCGCAACTTACGGGATTTTAGGGCGATCGTATTTTTTAAAAAACGAGTATAGCAAAGCCTTGGAAATCTTTGAAAAAGTGCTAGATATATCTGAGCGTTTAGGCGATATCGATAGCGTAATTTTCACAAAACAACTCATAGCTGAAATAAAACAAAAGCTGTAATTTTCTTGCAACAAGAGCGTTGCAAAAATTTTAAAATTTCGCAGAAATTTTAAAATTCTGCGAAATTCTGCCATTTGCCCTGCTTTTAATTTAAACTTTGTAGATTGCCACGAATTTTGCTACGCAAAATTCTCGCAATGACACCAAAAGCAAAATTTGCAAATTTTAAAATTTCGGCGCAGTATCCATAGATTGCGTCAGCAAGAAATTTGAAATTTTAATTCTACTTTTTCTTCAAATTTTGCGTAGAATTTGCCGTAGCGTTTGCGTCGATATAGCCCATATCCACGAGTTTTTCAAAGATTTTTTTCACCACAGGACCAGCCGCGCTTCCGCCACCGCCTCCATGCTCGACTAGCACCGTGACGGCGTATTTTGGGTTTTCATACGGGCCGAAGCTCGTCATCCACGCATGCGAGCGGTGGAAATAATCCATTTGCGACTCTTTTAGGCGTTTATTTGTCTTTTGCGATAGTCCTACGACCTGCGCGGTGCCGGTTTTGACCGCGAGCGGGACGACGGCGTCTTTCATGATTTTATACGCAGTTCCGCCGTTTGGGTTGTTTCCCACCTCATACATACCGCGCCTTACAAGCGGGAGTTGGTTTTTTTCAGCCGGAGTGAAAAGCTCGCCCGGCTCGAAGCTAATCTCTTCGCCGTCAATGCTCTTTAAAAAATGCGGGATTATCGCCTTGCCTGTGGCGATTTGGGCTGTGTTTTTGGCTACTTGCATAGGCGTTACTAGCACATCGCCTTGACCGATTGAGGCATTTACGGTCTCGCCTTGATACCATGGGCGTTTGAATTTCTGCATTTTCCACGCCTTATTTGGCATGGTGCCTACGAATTCGTTCGGCAAATCCACGCCTGTTTTCACGCCATATCCCATGCGGTTAAGGTAAGCTGACATATAATCAATCCCCACAATCAACGAGCCTTCGTAAAAATATATATCACAGCTACTTTTGATAGCCTGCACTAGGCTCACTCTGCCGTGCCCTCCACTACTCCAACACCTAAATCTGCGCCCTCCAAGCTCAATCGCACCACCGCAAAACGCGCTCCAATTCTCATTTATCTTGCCGCTGTTTAAAAAACTCATTCCAACAGCCATTTTGATTACCGAGCCTGGCGGATAGAGGCCATTTACGAGCTTGTTTGTAAATGGGTGGCGCGGATCTTTGATTAGCTCG is part of the Campylobacter sp. VBCF_01 NA2 genome and harbors:
- a CDS encoding dynamin family protein; its protein translation is MLENYQIKKEKILKAYARISEFRELFYERLSIENIKERENSLQNNEFVLAVAGQIKAGKSTLLNAIFKDDILPSDATPHTAKITEIRYSQKPYLKAVFYTQSEFNELEKDKEIWENIQDELIDKSILQLLGGEKTDSIENAKEYAAKGGKYLAITKKVLIYYPNEILKDLVIVDTPGTNDTNQFRSQMTLEWIAKADAVIYVSYAGRAMDENDIKFMDKYLIGIEADKRIIAINKIDTVDKNEISTLIERLKDDKNLNTRIFNDKSEFVLASAFSHILKEKQKQGKALSDDEKWYLGRAIEADGIDELRDKIGKKLIENKGDSILKSHEDFIKNNLEERILFAKTQIDKKTEQISANSKTVEEINKQRKGLEKARNDILKITENSKNEINEKFATDMRELKSEIRKLRERTQNDLQNKIESYKNTDDLLNNAVWDLKNIIESNSEIVQDKVVKCMEKIKQELETQVINITEKMDSYQAFNKSVIENAIKFETYGIYGIIDKILEFDYNKDDFKKIRKDATIFWDRWWFSKRDSQKTKSAIKGEIKDFIYESYANLYGEDNKISLAIGTVRNEFISAVESALKTVIDYNQDIINDIENKGKKSQSEIDEIKKEIEGLEGEIKRISEFKNQILKEIR
- a CDS encoding DNA double-strand break repair protein Rad50; its protein translation is MSEISVEKILVAAVVVGVVFYFAKMKDKSANAKPKISNEKPVVASNLWELKEKFKTEYFCDKLSIFARNNNIDDERIKAFFPKFAKTSKSPFIDWTKFTGRADELKDEMRSWNKFENFDTYDRYIEFLKEKFDNEIAEICEKIKPIR
- the ftsZ gene encoding cell division protein FtsZ, producing the protein MKGFIVEENKGVYGAKMKVIGVGGGGCNMINHMIREGFTKADVELMVANTDVQALEKSIAKTRIQLGPNLTRGLGCGMDPTMGRGAAEESYEDLKDRLDYADMVFVGSGFGGGTGTGAAPIVAKAAKEKKALTIGIVTTPFDFEGKKRMRLAQEGLEELKKECDSVIVIPNQNLLKIIDKKTGIKEAYKKVDNVLAQAVNGMISVILESGDSDMNVDYADVRKVMQHRGMALMGTGVCDGEDAAEEAIKAAIQSPLLDNVSINGAQGVLVHFKISPDCSLIEIECAMNIIREAVSEDADIIFGTTTDDSIENNRVEVTLIATGFEKSAAEKKQVTKQSVADSRQAIIESYARKSFFAKQKVASGDFNGDETYDELEEPTFLRKQMD
- the ftsA gene encoding cell division protein FtsA gives rise to the protein MSEYILGLDIGSNKIRALIAKNDGELSISGVGVADTLGIKKGVITNIEQAASSIKQAVKGAIKSAGRNYDRAVVSISGSYAKSVKSRGVITMEREIGIHEIDRAMKVAQAQANVPNDYTILHVLPYDFKIDEQEHIEDPLGMSGSRLEVSVHIIIAPKSSIQNLKKSVEMAGVKVSNIVLSGYASSISTLTKDEKELGVVLIDMGGATCDVVIHLGNSLRYNDVVMLGSNNITNDLSRALHTPLPYAENIKITYNDLINEGDSEVNLPIMGEREDESKLISLEIISQVILARVKEIFDLLADKIDKSGYKDRLGAGVVITGGMAKLDDVRDLGTMVFDNISVRVARPKSVSGLSEISYDSANACAVGLCMYGFGDFTPYEIDSNGELRYKDETIKISTSRESSTYYEKEVTQAIETEEVKSSVTNTNTTANNGGLGIGLPEKKKPNMFEKFMTMLKNSF
- a CDS encoding peptidylprolyl isomerase — encoded protein: MINWMQKHKKSLIPTIWISTIAFVGAGFVGWGAYDMNANRAGSIAKVGQISVTNQELNTKYSELYNRLYSMSDGRFTREQADQMRLDEIAANELIKEAYFLNFANDLGLRATEKDVAEFVVNAPAFQENGVFNQTLYDNSVKNSGLTKKEFERNLQKAITLEKLSDAIKVVPNMDIVEAITASGLVQDSVQAQMIYADDNVSFSDDELKKFWEGEKDHYMSEKKYTLNTYFMPTKTAEVSDAELEKFYNENRSAYRGSDDKVLDFAAAKDSVIKDFSLDQAKKTALKKYLEIKKGEADTNETIIATPSTFPVGELGEAKVGEILKPFAYNDGNLIVKIASIDEPKPLSFEEAKELAAADYRVVRASEVLNENAQNALKDFKGTEFGKFTLNSQNTTSLRDDEFYKFISEMFSKPAKEGVVLFDDKALVYKITEQSLGDDTSINENKSMVAQKIDGMINSNLQGDLLKLLEKRYKLERYYKGRDSE
- a CDS encoding class II aldolase and adducin N-terminal domain-containing protein codes for the protein MDEYYYEILRRISLSMFRKELFGIFHGSISAKVKDNQFIINKKNAIFDSLGLDDFVALFAKKDYRWEEASIDSDIHLNIYKNIKEAKFVAYAMPPYLLAYTLEHDFIIPRDYYGATIIKRLEIYDPKNYDDWHDRAPHEIYNYMMSENSDIIVVRGYGVFAYARSAQSLAKKIAVLENSCKMLLLNHN
- the rsmH gene encoding 16S rRNA (cytosine(1402)-N(4))-methyltransferase RsmH → MQIPHIPVLFNETLSAFSDTQSGYILDCTLGYAGHSQGILQSLPNVHLIACDRDSEAINFSSKRLENFKDRVQIHKAKFSEILKILPDEKIKNIRGILADIGVSSLQIDKNERGFGLGSDELDMRMDSSCSKDAKFIVNNYTKDELARILREYGELPNAYQIAEKIIQARKLSPITSAKDLAQIIGTKPAKNRSVSPAILAFQAIRIEVNNELGELGELLNLIEQKARNKVLTNAKIAIISFHSLEDRIVKTRFKEWEKACICPEFALKCECGANHNLGKIISKKPITASSEELAQNSRASSAKLRIFQIK
- a CDS encoding tetratricopeptide repeat protein; this encodes MNDLLKKLSPLHQAYIQQTIDTFGSDHYTTAYAYYDIGKSNKKSGDYNIALACFEAALNIQEKVFDNTHSDKIHPDIARSYVNIAECHANLGNSEKALEYYNNAIKCGLEVLETQRRNPEKKDISYIADIYVFLGVAYSAIKDFDNAIEYKLKALNVREMILDKNSRDIIESCLLLAMDYSHINDNDNTIKYCQKVLQMLKESSDKDDGPSHAISENLGLSNDEIIGATYGILGRSYFLKNEYSKALEIFEKVLDISERLGDIDSVIFTKQLIAEIKQKL